Within Palaeococcus ferrophilus DSM 13482, the genomic segment ACTCCCTGAGAATTTCCCGCAGAATCTCTTTGAGGGGCACCCCTCTATCCACTGCCATCGCCTTGAGTGCCCTGTAAGTCTCCATGTCGAGCTCGGTCTGAACTATCTTTGTGGAGGACATTTATAGTCACCTTAATGAAATATTGCATTTAAAACTAATAAATTTTGCTATCAAATGTAATGATGGAGAACAGAAAAATTGCCTCACTCCATTATCGCAACCACGCCCTTCCACTTCTTCCCGAAGCACTCGCTGGCTAAGATGTGCTTTCCGGTAAGCTCTTCGAGGAGCCTCAGTCCGGGGTGGCACTTCTTGAAGCCCGTCGCTATGCCGACGGTGAATCCCTCCACCTCACGGATTCCAACCCTCTTCTGGCCATCGAGTTTCTTCTCCAGAGTTTCCCCGTACTTCCAGAGTATTCTCCTTGGATCGAGGAGGACGTCCCTCTCTATGCCATCAAGCACCTCCTCGAAATCCCTCACGAACTCCGTCCTGCTCTCCTCCCTCCCGAAGAGGGTGAAGCGACCTGTCTGCCACTCGCGGAGGAGCCACCTCGCGGTCTCCTCGAGGTCAACCTCCCCTCCTGCTTTAACCAGCCCGCGCCTCTCTCCTATCCTTCTCAGGACGGCCTCCACGTCGTCGAAGTTATCCACCCCAAACTTCTCGGTTAAGGCCTCCCGACGCGTCTCTATAATGCGTTCTATGAGACGGAGTGCCGGCGGCACGGGGTTCTCTATCTTGTCCGCAGGGAAGCCGCCACGTATGACGAGCTCGTCGAAGTCCTCGATGGGCACAACCCCCGGGCTGTCCA encodes:
- a CDS encoding GTPase — protein: MKQKKAWRVVREVIEEADMIIEVVDARDPIGTRNLKLERIIVEEGKPLLIVMNKADLVPKEWAEEYKRKSEIPVVFISARERKGTGILRKEIKKLAKPHLDEKERVKVALIGYPNVGKSTIINTLKGKRAVGTAPIPGYTKGKQLIKLSKKIWLLDSPGVVPIEDFDELVIRGGFPADKIENPVPPALRLIERIIETRREALTEKFGVDNFDDVEAVLRRIGERRGLVKAGGEVDLEETARWLLREWQTGRFTLFGREESRTEFVRDFEEVLDGIERDVLLDPRRILWKYGETLEKKLDGQKRVGIREVEGFTVGIATGFKKCHPGLRLLEELTGKHILASECFGKKWKGVVAIME